In Saccharothrix violaceirubra, the following are encoded in one genomic region:
- a CDS encoding NAD(P)-dependent oxidoreductase: MAHIALFGATGTIGARILDEALARGHRVTALLRDPAKLEKEHEALTKETVADVFQVTSAQVTGYDVVVSSVNGDVAGATRALVSALRGVEPTPRLIVVNGAGSLETAPGVKVWDTPGLPDFLLEIMHAHGDALDFLRTVEDVSWTAFSPAKTIAPGERTGTYRTGTDQVVSDEAGESKISAEDYAVALVDEIEKPAFLNQRFTAAN; this comes from the coding sequence ATGGCACACATCGCGCTGTTCGGCGCTACCGGAACCATCGGCGCGCGGATCCTCGACGAGGCGCTGGCCCGCGGCCACCGCGTCACCGCCCTGCTGCGCGACCCGGCGAAGCTCGAGAAGGAGCACGAGGCGCTGACCAAGGAGACCGTGGCGGACGTCTTCCAGGTCACGTCCGCCCAGGTCACCGGCTACGACGTCGTGGTCAGCTCGGTCAACGGCGACGTCGCCGGCGCCACCCGCGCCCTCGTGTCGGCTCTGCGCGGGGTCGAGCCGACGCCCCGCCTGATCGTCGTCAACGGCGCGGGCAGCCTGGAGACGGCCCCCGGCGTCAAGGTGTGGGACACGCCCGGCCTGCCGGACTTCCTCCTGGAGATCATGCACGCGCACGGCGACGCCCTGGACTTCCTGCGCACGGTCGAGGACGTGTCGTGGACCGCGTTCAGCCCGGCGAAGACCATCGCGCCCGGCGAGCGGACCGGCACGTACCGCACCGGCACCGACCAGGTCGTCTCCGACGAGGCCGGCGAGAGCAAGATCAGCGCCGAGGACTACGCGGTCGCGCTCGTGGACGAGATCGAGAAGCCCGCGTTCCTCAACCAGCGTTTCACCGCCGCCAACTGA
- a CDS encoding MFS transporter → MGDVIGTKIPGRLDRLPWSRWHWRILLGLGTVWVLDGLEVTIVGAMAARLVEPDAGAGLTAATVGVAAACYVAGACVGALVFGRLTDTFGRKKLFLVTLGVYVVATVATAFSFAPWFFFLARFVTGAGIGGEYAAINSAVDELIPARLRGRIDLVVNGTYWAGAAAGSALALVLLDTDLLPTGLGWRIAFALGAVLGLLILVVRRHVPESPRWLFIHGRAAEAERLVDDVEREVRAETGAELSEVDKKIEIRQRGSVPLREIAVTAFRDYPKRSVLGLALFVGQAFLYNGITFNLGTLFADYYHVASGVIPLFLVVYAVGNLLGPLVLGHFFDTVGRKPMIAATYLGSALATIPLTWAFVTGTGGAGLFLALLVVTFFLASAGASSAYLTVSEIFPMETRALAIAFFYAVGTALGGIVGPLLFGSLIESGDVGRVAFGFGLSAVVMALGGVAALLFGVKAERASLEDVARPLSTA, encoded by the coding sequence GTGGGTGATGTGATCGGGACGAAGATCCCCGGACGGCTCGACCGGCTGCCGTGGTCACGGTGGCATTGGCGGATCCTGCTGGGTCTGGGCACCGTGTGGGTGCTCGACGGCCTGGAGGTCACCATCGTCGGCGCCATGGCGGCGCGGCTGGTCGAGCCGGACGCGGGTGCCGGGCTGACCGCCGCGACGGTCGGCGTCGCGGCGGCCTGCTACGTGGCGGGCGCCTGCGTGGGCGCCCTGGTGTTCGGCCGGTTGACCGACACGTTCGGGCGCAAGAAGCTCTTCCTCGTCACGCTCGGCGTGTACGTCGTGGCGACGGTCGCGACCGCGTTCTCGTTCGCGCCGTGGTTCTTCTTCCTGGCCCGGTTCGTCACCGGCGCGGGCATCGGCGGCGAGTACGCGGCGATCAACTCCGCGGTCGACGAATTGATCCCGGCCCGGCTGCGCGGTCGGATCGACCTGGTGGTCAACGGCACGTACTGGGCGGGTGCGGCGGCCGGTTCGGCGTTGGCGCTCGTGCTGCTGGACACCGACCTGCTGCCGACCGGGCTGGGCTGGCGGATCGCGTTCGCGCTGGGCGCGGTGCTGGGCCTGCTGATCCTGGTGGTGCGCCGGCACGTGCCGGAGAGCCCGCGCTGGCTGTTCATCCACGGCCGGGCGGCGGAGGCCGAGCGGCTGGTCGACGACGTCGAACGCGAGGTGCGCGCGGAGACCGGCGCCGAGCTGTCCGAAGTGGACAAGAAGATCGAGATCCGACAGCGCGGGTCCGTCCCGCTGCGGGAGATCGCGGTGACCGCGTTCCGCGACTACCCGAAGCGCTCGGTGCTGGGCCTGGCGCTGTTCGTGGGGCAGGCGTTCCTCTACAACGGCATCACGTTCAACCTGGGCACGTTGTTCGCCGACTACTACCACGTGGCGTCCGGGGTGATCCCGCTGTTCCTGGTGGTCTACGCGGTGGGCAACCTGCTGGGACCGCTGGTGCTCGGCCACTTCTTCGACACGGTCGGCCGCAAGCCGATGATCGCCGCGACCTACCTGGGCTCCGCTCTGGCCACGATCCCGCTCACGTGGGCGTTCGTCACCGGCACGGGCGGTGCCGGGTTGTTCCTGGCGCTGTTGGTGGTGACGTTCTTCCTGGCGTCGGCCGGCGCGAGTTCGGCGTACCTGACGGTCAGCGAGATCTTCCCGATGGAGACGCGGGCGTTGGCCATCGCGTTCTTCTACGCGGTCGGCACGGCGTTGGGCGGCATCGTGGGGCCGTTGCTGTTCGGCTCGTTGATCGAGTCCGGCGACGTGGGGCGGGTCGCGTTCGGTTTCGGGCTGTCGGCCGTGGTGATGGCGCTGGGCGGTGTCGCGGCGCTGCTGTTCGGCGTGAAGGCCGAGCGCGCCTCCTTGGAGGACGTCGCCCGGCCGTTGAGCACGGCGTGA
- a CDS encoding AraC family transcriptional regulator yields MRHETILDERYSNPVGDLGVEVMTLSVLRERAVPGGDRLAGPQRPRFHLLFVVDRGSGVHTVDFTPYTLGPGSVLWVRPGQVQQFGDLSSLQGVLVLFEPDFVPDPAPFGPTHWRLDVTERILVDSGIRHLAQEYAALAGRPHAAVLLGHLLSALLHRVLLAEPDVPRRGHTEAFTRFRDAVERDFTHRHRVADYARELGYSTRTLARATRDATGLAPKEFLDRRIVLEARRLLAHTDLPAAAIGTRLGFSDPTNFAKYFRQRTALAPGEFRLRTGRPIREGAPGDIPT; encoded by the coding sequence ATGCGACACGAGACGATCCTGGACGAGCGGTACAGCAACCCCGTCGGCGATCTGGGCGTGGAAGTGATGACGCTGAGTGTGCTGCGCGAGCGGGCGGTGCCGGGTGGTGATCGACTCGCCGGTCCGCAGCGGCCCCGGTTCCACCTGCTGTTCGTGGTCGACCGCGGCTCAGGCGTCCACACCGTGGACTTCACGCCCTACACACTCGGGCCGGGCAGCGTGCTGTGGGTGCGGCCGGGACAGGTGCAGCAGTTCGGTGACCTGTCGTCGCTCCAGGGCGTGCTGGTGCTGTTCGAACCGGACTTCGTGCCCGATCCGGCACCGTTCGGACCGACGCACTGGCGGCTGGACGTCACGGAGCGCATCCTGGTCGATTCGGGCATTCGGCACCTCGCCCAGGAGTACGCGGCACTGGCCGGACGGCCGCACGCGGCGGTCCTGCTCGGTCACCTGCTGTCGGCGTTGCTGCACCGCGTGTTGCTGGCCGAACCGGACGTGCCGCGACGTGGGCACACCGAGGCGTTCACGCGGTTCCGGGACGCCGTGGAGCGCGACTTCACCCATCGGCACCGCGTGGCCGACTACGCACGCGAGTTGGGCTACTCGACGCGGACGCTGGCACGGGCGACGAGGGATGCGACGGGCCTGGCTCCCAAGGAGTTCCTGGACCGTCGCATCGTGCTGGAGGCGCGACGCCTGCTGGCGCACACCGATCTTCCCGCCGCCGCGATCGGCACCCGACTCGGATTCTCCGACCCGACGAATTTCGCCAAGTATTTCCGGCAACGCACCGCGCTCGCACCCGGGGAATTCCGACTTCGGACCGGTCGCCCGATCCGGGAGGGCGCTCCCGGGGATATTCCGACATAA
- a CDS encoding NAD(P)H-binding protein: MNPVVTITGASGGIGGRVARRLAAAGVAQRLVARNPAALPALPGATRVVGAAYSDVVGMRAALVGTEVLLLVSARESADRVREHRTAIDAAIAEGVHRIVYLSFLGAAADCTFTFGRDHWHTEEYLRATGVRFVALRDSLYSSALPAMTGADGVLRGPAGGGRVSVVSPDDVADVAVAALLDPAYDGQVLDVTGPEAITLAEAAAHLTRVTGRPVSYQPETEAEAYASRSGYGAPEFEVAGWVTSYQAIATGELAVVSDAVRRATGHAPQAFGDFLDANPNTWAHLRV; the protein is encoded by the coding sequence ATGAACCCCGTCGTCACCATCACCGGCGCCTCCGGAGGCATCGGCGGACGCGTCGCCCGGCGGCTCGCCGCGGCGGGCGTGGCCCAACGCCTCGTCGCCCGCAACCCCGCCGCCCTGCCGGCCCTGCCCGGCGCCACCCGGGTCGTGGGCGCGGCCTACTCCGACGTCGTCGGCATGCGCGCGGCGCTCGTGGGCACCGAGGTGCTCCTGCTGGTGTCCGCCCGCGAGTCCGCCGACCGGGTGCGCGAACACCGGACCGCGATCGACGCCGCGATCGCCGAGGGTGTTCACCGCATCGTGTACCTGTCGTTCCTGGGCGCCGCGGCGGACTGCACCTTCACGTTCGGCCGCGACCACTGGCACACCGAGGAGTACCTGCGGGCGACGGGCGTGCGGTTCGTCGCGTTGCGCGACAGCCTCTACAGCTCCGCGCTGCCCGCGATGACCGGCGCGGACGGCGTGCTGCGCGGACCGGCCGGCGGCGGCCGGGTGTCGGTCGTGTCGCCCGACGACGTGGCGGACGTGGCCGTGGCCGCGCTGCTCGACCCCGCCTACGACGGGCAGGTGCTGGACGTCACCGGTCCGGAGGCGATCACGCTCGCCGAGGCCGCCGCGCACCTGACCCGCGTGACCGGCCGGCCGGTGTCCTACCAGCCGGAGACCGAGGCCGAGGCGTACGCGTCGCGGTCGGGTTACGGCGCACCCGAGTTCGAGGTCGCCGGGTGGGTCACGTCGTACCAGGCCATCGCCACCGGTGAACTCGCGGTCGTGTCCGACGCCGTGCGCCGGGCCACCGGGCACGCGCCGCAGGCGTTCGGCGACTTCCTCGACGCCAACCCGAACACCTGGGCGCACCTGCGGGTCTGA